Within the Zea mays cultivar B73 chromosome 10, Zm-B73-REFERENCE-NAM-5.0, whole genome shotgun sequence genome, the region AAATTCTTTTTATTTGCATGAAGGACCAAAGCACACTTTACAAGGCATATGTTATCTAACTAGTGGAGGGGAGGAAGTACTTCCCTCCAATGAATGAAAACAATCTCAATACAGGGATTATAGTAAGCTATTGCACATAGTATCCTTGGAACACTATTGTAGGCTTCCTTCCAACTACCCCAACGTATCTTTAGAGATAGCTGCTTTAGCGGCCATGTCTTTTCGTACAAGGAGTATAGCATGTGAAGCCCACCATGAAACGAATCAACACCGCCACAGAAATGTCATTATCCTCATCCATGAGGCCCAATATGTGGCAAGCTACGTAATGCGTCGTAAGATGAGAATGATATATCTTCCCCTTATTTGGAAGAAATTTGTTgttttgccactctcaaatttggCTGCCTGCTATTATGCCATCCCgtgtctatgactggtgggaccgtctgtgtctatgatttgtgggtccgatggcatactggcgaagcccacaaatgataatggcaaaattgccaATGGCTCCCTTATTTGGTAGACACGTGTGGTTGAACCACTCCCCTTATCCTCCATTATTCATCGCTGGTCTTCTTGTGAGCTTGTACTAGAGATGGTAATGGGTACCTGCGACTCGATATTGGATGGGTATTTACTCTATTAGGGTATATAGGCTAAATGTTCTACCCTTGAGTCTCTCATTGGACAAAAACCTTCACCCGATGTGTAAATGGGTATTACTATGTTCCTCCCTCGCCCATACATATTAACCCGAGGAGCCCAAAAGCACGAATTTAGGTTTTAGTCATCCATCTCTTTTGACTTATTTGATGATTGAATGATGTTCAAAACAAGCAGAAGATACATTATTGAACTTAGGACAATTCTTCTTGATATGTCCCTTCTTGtggcacttgtgacacactttatcacattctttcacaaacatggTCTTTTGCTTCACAAAAGCATTCttacctttcttgggaacatatccaagaccctcacgattaagtgagcaccgttgacttcccaatataaaATTCAACTTAGCATTTCCACCATATGCCTTCTCTAGGTCACGAGTTAGAGCATTTACTTCCCCTCCTAatgcttcattctcaacaatgattTGTGATTCATCACAAGCAATATTATCATTCACAAGaggaattttgcatttatcacaaataaagctagtaggttgtggttcacttgtaggactatcaagtaagtcacaagtgactccaacatcctcggtGACCACTACAACGTCATACACAATATATGAGCtttgaacctccacaagcttctcacAACTCTCTTTTATATTGTTGTGGGAGGACTTCAGCTCCCCAAAAGACACTTGAAGGTTTTGGCGATAGCGATTTTACCTACACCTCTTACCTTGCCTTAACTCTCATCCCTAAATGCAATAGCATCTTGGAAGACCTTTTTCTTTTCGTGGGATGAGAACATTTTTTTCTTACTCGTCATgtagtttgtgcatccgctatcaattacacAACTCGTGCCTCCGGACGTCTTTGCCATCGCTGGTCTGATGCTCAGTCTATGCTCTTGCTGACTGACGACTAGGGTTAGCTCGACCATATGGTTTGACGCCCCCAAAGGACTATCTAACGTCTATTGGAACTTTTCTTTTGTGATCTTCACATCTGATTTGGTTCTATTTGTGTCGTGGACTTTTACATGTTTATCTTCGTGTCTTGAGATGTTGATCATTTAGATCATTTTTTGTCTTAGTCGAAGTCTACTTATGCATCTTTCAAATTATGAAGGACAAGCCTGGTTGCAGTGGTGAGTGCTACTCCACAGAGTCATCAGGTCTGAAGTTCGACGTAGCCTCTCTACAGTGCAGGGTAAGGGTTGCCTCGATTAATTTTATAATCCCTTCGCCACGATCCCACacaaagtgggagcctccgggcactGGTCCGTCCTTTAATATTAGTTCAAATCATATtatctctacaactattaagacTCAAACGTAGACCACTGTCGTGCCCCCGCTCGCACTTCGCATGCACCAACATCCCTGCATGCAAGCCGCATGCAAGCGGCACAAGCTGCTCAACCTCCACTGCATGCAAGCTGCATGCAAACCACATGCAACCCGCACAAGTTGCTACAGAACCTGCATGCAAGCCGATAAGCTGATGCAAGCATCGTGTCTTCCTCCACTCATGAAGCGTCGTGGCTGGCTGCTGTCCGCCTGTCCCTCTGCTGCAAGCCTGCAGTGCTGCTCAGCTGTTGTCGGCTCGATCGGTTCCCCTACCCGCGGGCAGCGCTAGCCAGCTAGCCCTATGGACTCGAGGCCCGGTTCGCAATCTTACTCTTACCCGCTGGCCGCAGCCGCTGGTAGCATCGTATAATCTACAATTTCTAGTTCGAGAATAAAATCAGCTAGATAAAAACCACAAATCCAACAAAATCTAATATGTACTCGCACAAAAACAATTAGCCATATATACTTTTTAATTTAGGTCATCAACCACTATGCACTAAGGAACACTATGCAAGCACTGACGGGGTTGGCGGGAGGAACCTAGCGAGGCGCCACCCATCGTGTTTCCTCTGAGGCTCTACGATCGTCGTTGTCTTGTTGCATGCACTGAGGCTGAacgcgctgctgctgctgctcctctGCCTGTGCGCGTTCCCCGCCCCGGCGCGGTCGCATAACACGACCATGGCCACGGCCGCGCCGGCGTCCGTCGAGGGGTTCAACTGCACCGCCAACCGCACGTACCCATGCCAGGCGTACGTGCTCTACCGCGCCGGCTTCGCGGGCGTGCCGCTCGATCTCGCGGCCATCGGTGACCTCTTCGCTGTCAGCCGCTTCATGGTCGTGCACGCCAACAACCTCTCCATGACGGCCGCGCTGGCCAACGGGCAGCCGCTCCAGTGCGGCTGCCCCTCCCGGTACCCCAGTTCGTACGCGCCGATGCAGTACCAGATCGGCTCGGAGGACACCTACTGGATCGTCTCCACTACCAAGTTGCAGAACCTCACGCAGTACTAGGCCGTGGAGCGCGTGAACCCCACGCTGGTGCCCACCGTCCTCGACGTCGGCACCATGGTCACGTTCCCCGTCTTCTGCCAGTGCCCGTCCGCCGCCGACAACGCCACGACGCTCGTCACCTACGTCATGCAGCCCGGGGACACGTACGTGTCCGTTGCCGCCGCCTTCTCCGTCGCCTATCCACAGTAAAAGACACGATGCGACGGCCGCCTGTGCATGCACTGAAGTTGCGCGCTGCTGCTGCTCCTCTGCCTATGCGCGTTCCCCGTCCCGGCGCGGTCGTAGAACACAACCACAACCACAACCAAATTATTCAACTAGATGGTGTTGAAGGTACGACGGGAGATAAAACGATATATGATTTGTGCATAAATATGTGCTTCAACTTGTGCAATATAACAGGTTAGAAATTTAACTATCTGCGTGCGGTTATTAATGTCTTAGAAATTTTAactctcgtggcaacgcacgggcacatatctAGTTAATTATTAAACTCTGAAATATAACTGCAAATGCATCTCAATCTATTTTCCTTCTAACTCATATTTACACATGCAAGTAATATTCGACATTAATCGTGTCTCCGTGTTATAATAACAACACGAGGACATAAAATAATAGGCCACATAAACTGAGATCTGGGAAAGAAAAAAGTCAGTCAACCTGATGCCTGAAACGAAAACAGACTATTCAGTATTCCAGACTGCCCATCAATAAATATCGCAAATATTGAATCAACACACGATACTGCTCGTCATCAGACTGTCTCCAACCGCTATCCTATTTCATCCCTTATCCATCCTCTATTTTGAACTTCATTATATAAACAATACTTCACTATATAAACAATGTAGTACAAATCCTCTATTACAGACAACGTCACGTAGTGGCAGAAATAACGATGCAGATAGCACACGATATTGCCCGGCAACGGCGCGAATAGTAGCAACACCTGTCCAGCCATCTCGGGATGGCAACACATGTTTTCTTCTAAAAAAAAGCTGGATCAGTACCACACAAACAATAACGGCTGCTATTTTACAAATGGATTCGACACACATATTCCTAGTTGTACACTACTAGTGCTGTGACCCTTAAGATACACAGCATGCACCAACTACCAGGCACAGCTAATGCAGCCTCAGCCTGCATCTGCAATGTTTGAGCCTGAACCTGACAAGGACTGCCTGCACCATCAACTCTCGGTTATGATCGACATTTCTGGATGATGCCATGGTCTAGACAGTTAGTAAGTTATTAATACTGATCTGGCATCTGTACATCAGTCACAGCCATCTACTGCTCCAGGTTGATCGGAGCGGGCGCTGAACTATGAAAGGTTTCGCCACCGTGATTCGGCGGGCTTCAGATTATACAGGAGGGGTCGTCATCCACGACATCGGCTGGTTTATCCTGCTGCTGGGGAGTGCCCACTTCCAAGAAATCCTCCGCGTTGAATTTCTCAATCCCATCCCACTCATCTGCTGCATTGTTTGGTTAAAGGGTTTACAGGTTTCACATGTGCTAAACTAGATCAGAAACTTGGTGCGAGTATGAAAGATAATAGTGGGTGACAGACTATTAGAAGGATACGTCCTGTCTCCCACATGTTCGTCATGCTAACTCCTGTGTTGTCCGATAAGAGCCAGTAGTCTGTATCAGCCTGACAATATAGAAAGGGGTTAATGCCTTATAAAGTGCTTGCACTACAAAAAAAATGACTGCAAAAAGGAACATCATTGAGCTCAGAAGCGGCACAAGGATAATTTGCATAGAATAGTTTCCAAAATAGATGTGTAATCCATGAATATGGTGATGCTTGATAAAAAAACTCAATTTGTAACTCTTTACAGATCAATTGTTGAATCATCACAGGGAATCATATGGAAGTTGATATGTGTAGCGGACAAACTGAGAAATTGATATGTGCCAGATTGGACGAAGCATAGACCAACTAAGGGTGAAGCCAAAAGAGAAATTGAGGAGAGATGCAATGAGCCATGCTATAAAATAGTAATAAAATGATCTTAGACAAATGATTCCATTTAATACATCTTTTTGGATAATTATGCATGCAAGTGAACTTACATCAAGCTCCGAAGGGACAATCTTCATCATCCCTGAAATGTCCTGTGAACTACTAGGTGCATCAGAAGGTAGGATCAGTCCTCCGTGAATATTTGATTCCATCCCTGTGACTTTGTTGCAATCCGCAGCCAAAGGCGTCCTAGGATTCTCTAGAGAATCCATGCTTATTGTCTGTGTAGGCCTTGGAGGAGTCTCCATGCCACTCATCTCCTCAAATTGACTATGATCAACCAATAACACAATGTTAGGCAGGCAGGTTGGAGATGTACATTCTGAATTTATGTTTTTAGTACAATAATGTCAGGTGTATATGGAAACAAGGAAGATATACCTAACTAGGTACACATCTATCGGACCCATGGTACTTCTTAGGACAATCCTATATCTCCTTTGAGGATAATCATTAACCTGCAAAAGAAAATTGCTTCCATTAACGATATGTAACATCCCTCTAGGACACCCAGTATGAAAAACAAGGATGGTTTTGCAGACCCACCTCATCAGGATCTGGGACTTCCAAAGTTGTGCCATGCGGTGCTTTTATAGCAATTAGAGTCTGATTCTGATAGTTGTAAGGTATTATTAGTTTATATTAATTGATTCATATATACACAAAGTAGTAATGATTTTCACAGTTACTAGAGTTAGAAAAGAGAAGTACCTGGAAGCATGGCAAAGATTTGATATCTTCTTCCGTGACATAAAGCCACCTGTAGGTAGAGCGATTCATTAATAAAATCTTAAACCTGCACTGCCTTGACATCTGAGTAAGTTGCTCTGAAGAAGAAAAAAGGTAGTTACTTttgattattttcatcttcaGTAAGCCCTCTTAATCTGTCCCGCATTTCACTGCAAATAATATTGGAGAAGCATGCTTAGTGAAAGCATAGCAATAGCATGAGCCTTTTAACAACTGGTGTCTAACCTTATTCGTTCATCCAAATTGCGCTCTTGCAGTGTAAGAGCATCAATATCTGCCTGTTGATAACAAATATAAAGAACAAATATTTATTCCAAGAGAAAAACCATTACTTAAGCATGAAGCATCTGCATTCCCAATTCGATAAATTGTGTCATGAGAATTCAAAGAACTAAATTAGTCAGAGAGAAGTGAACAGTGGTACCTGTAAAATTGACATATCATCACTAACTTCTCCGGGTCGAGAGTCATCAACTCCTCTACAAAAGGCCACATGAATTAAGTAATGCCCATAAAACACCAATTACAGATACAGACATTGAGAATAATTACTTCCAACGGATGTTGTTCTTAAGCTTTTTTTCTATCAGTCCTATCCCTTCAAGAACATTAGTGATGTCATATATACGCCTTTTCTGTACCTGAAAAAAAGTTATAAATGCATATGTTTAACAAAAGAAACCATGATTGGATCAAGGTACCAAAAGGAAAGCACCAACCTCTAGAGTTTCTGCAGCATTATTCAGATCAACAATGCCACCAGGTGCACCTTTTAGCAAGTTCAGGAACTTCTTTGTCAAGAGCCCTAAAAGGCAACAATACCCCGCAATTAAAAAAAAGGAAAACTCATCAAGATGCCATGGAGATGTGAACAAAAGAACAGGAAAACCAATAGCTGATTCTTCTCACCGAGGGAGCTATCATAGCGGCAGCCACCAACAGGAGTAGAAGGATTGCCCGGAGAACCTGAGGAAGAGTATTTGCAATTGAATTGAGTATTGGTCCCAAATAGGATGATTTATGGTTTACATTACAAGTGTGGCATCACTCACCAAAACCCAAAGGGGTCTGAGGACCAGATTTCTGGCCCTTCGTAGCCTTAGGCTTGGTGGATGCTTTTAAACCTTTCCCTGAAGGGGGTGTAGGAACTGGGCTGCTGCCAGCATTAGCATATCCAGGGCTCATCCAGTCATTTGATTCGGCAGCTTCATTTTCTGTTCTGTCGTTATGTTTCCGTTTCAACTGCAATAGGAAGGTTCTTGTTAGAATCGGAGCTAAATAAGGAGTCACATGCAAATGGTAAAGCGTaatgctttgaaaaggatttGAGATATAATATTTGTGAGCAAAGAGTTAACACTACTAAAAAATGCAATGTCATCCTGATAGTCTCCACATGCAAACAAGTGTAAAACCTCCTGAGAAAAATGTTGGTATGGCACAACTGGCAGTAGATATACCAGACTGATTAGACAATAGTGTTCTAAAGTAGCAAGGTAAAACTTTGTACAACAGTCACTAAGGTTAGCCTTGGCGACGGCGTGGGTCACACTTATTTCCCTCTTAACGAAACACGTGCTCAGGCACAGGAATGAAAAAAAAAGGTTTCAAGATTTTTCAGTAGGTTCAGATGCTGTGCCTGCACGatgttttacacctgtataaggaAACATAGTCCACACTCAATTTTCAGCATTGCAGAGCACTGGAGCATTAGTTAGGGTCTTCAAGCTACTGCCAACATATTGCTAGTGCCTGGAGCTTTTAAGAAAATGCAGCATGCAAGATGCAAAGACTTAACACATGTTTATCAAAATCAGGTCAAATTTGCTACGCACCGACACCATAACCGATTATTCAACACAAGAATATGTTCATGTGCAGATTCCTTCACTGGTTATTTATTCTAGATGTTGATACGCACCAAGTAAAAAGATCATAATCCATTCCTTGAACCGTCAAATCAACAAATTCCAGCAGATCAGTACATTCTCTTACTACATCCTAGCAACATTCACCTAAACCGCAGCAAATTATCCTTGTAACCACCACCTAAAGTAACGACAAATTGCAGATGCCACGAATCCGTGCAGAATTCGCAGCAGATCGGATCTTATGTGCTGCAATTAAGCAACATGTCTCGACTAACACCAAAATGCACTCGTCCCCATCCACTTCAGCTCACTTGCCACCAAGTCCAAGGCATTACTACAGCCGATTCAGTCCGCCGGATGCGCGCGGACTCCCCCAGCTCCCCTCGCCGAGGGGCCAGGCCAATATAAACAGGCGCGCTAGAGCGCAAGACGACGCAAACACCGGAAAATTTCAGCACAACTCCAGCACACCACCAGTTCCCGGGAACTCACTGGCGTCCTGAGGACAACCGCCTCCAccatctcgtcggcggcggcggaAGGCGCGCCGAAGTGGTGGTACTCCCCTGGCGGCGTCGCAAACGGCCGGTGCTGCTGCAGCAGCGCCCGTGCCCTGGCCTCGCCGGCCCCGTCACCGGCCGCCGCCGCCATGGGGATCGGGGCACGCGCGGGTGCGCGGATCGGAGGCCCggtcgcgggcgcgggcgggcggcAGGGTCCTGGAGCTGGGatctgaggaggaggaggcggcgggcgaGGGTTTGCGCGGGGTAGGGGGAGGAAGGGAGGGAAGAAAACGAGGGAAACGAAGGGGTGCGAGAAGCGAGGGAAATTGGAGTTTTCGTGGGGATTGCGAGTTTATGGTGTGGACGGGCCGCTGTAGCTCTAGTGCTCTCCTGGAGGAATAGGGGCAAAAATGTCAAACAGAAAAGTTTAAGCAGTTATGTTTCCATTTGTTTTATCGTTTTATTCGTAAGAAAAAATCGTTTATAGCTTCATCCGTGCATTGCGATCCGAAATTATTCAGAAATAATTGAATTTTGTATAGTTGAATATGTATGTACTCTCTCTGTCACAAATTAAAAATTCATGATAGCCTTTTAATGAATTCATATAATGATTAAGTTATGTGTTTTGTATATGAATCTAAAATTATCATAGTTCAtttgaatataaacataaaaaacAAGAGCTAAATAAATATTAATTTAGAACATATATGGTATATGTTGACATTACCGAAACAAGGCACACGTGGAATCTATGGGGAAGGAAATCTATTGGTACTCGATTTTGAATAGCACATGGTTTCCTTCTTATGAATCCTCTCTAATTCTCTTATCATCAAATTAGCTCTTAAAATGATAGTGTTTCTCTCTCTTAGAATGAATAGTTTATATTATGGTTAGTCAAACATTACAAAATTAGTTACATATTACTTTAACTTCTTGGGTTCAAATATAGAAACGTCCACATTAAATTACAGATTAAAAATGCAATTCGAGCATTTTTTTTGCAAATTATTCAGCATCTTGAATTCATCTCAAGTAGGGAGGACTCAAATCGTGAAGGTCTGTTTGGAGCATTGTTTGGGAGGACTCGGATTGAATTTATGGGAGCATTGTTTTGTCTTAGGCAGCTCCACTCAGAAGAGAAAGAAAAGGCCCTAGTGTCTTAATCTATAGCTTGTTCACTTGGTTTTAATCTGTATCGGCTTCTAATGTTTTTACAGTGTTTTGTCTATATGGATTGCAGCAGTAGTACGATCATTCAGCTTTAATCCGAAGCGAACAACCTGCTACTTTGTCGAAGTAGAGCTCAAGTTTTAGATTAATCTTTGTTGTGAGttccaaaaacttagtttttaatCTATCATAAACCAAATTTGTATAGTTTCAACTATTTTATAGGCAAGGTTTGTGTTAATAGCAAAGCCAAAATAATTTCCATCTAGTAAATACTGAGGAGTACCGCTGCATACCCCTTAATGGCTTAGTTTAGTTGGCCAAAGTAGTGGTCGAGTTTTAGAATCAGTTTTGGTGGTGAGTTTTCAAAAACTACAAGTCGTTTCTAGTTTGTCCTAAACTAAATTTGTATTAGTTTCAACTATTTCAGAGAAAAGATTTTGGCTTAACACCAAAGCTTAAAATAATTTCCATCCACCAAATACAAGACAACGAGTATCATTGTATACTCCTTGACTTAAAACATGTAATGTACATTTGTAGTATAAGAGAAATTCCAGTTGATGctatactaggttgaattacgggTGATGCAATGTGACGTGCTCCTCATTTCGTCACAGCGAGAGGCAGGGAGGGGAAAAGAAAGCCATGGGTGGGCGAGCAGCAGAAAGCAGCAAAGCGCGACAGGCAAtgtcggagaccataattaggggtacccccaagactcctaatctcagctgataacccccatcagcacaaagctgcaaaggcctgatgagtgcgattaagccaaggctcggtccactcaaaggacacgacctcgcctcgcccgagcccagcctcgggcaagggcagccgaccccggaggatttacgtctcgcccgagggccccctcaagcaacggacacaccttcggctcgcccgaggcccagtcttcgccaagaagcaaccttggccaaatcgccacgacgaccgaccgtatcgcaggagcatttaatgcaaggaaggC harbors:
- the LOC100192057 gene encoding Transcription factor E2FA; the protein is MAAAAGDGAGEARARALLQQHRPFATPPGEYHHFGAPSAAADEMVEAVVLRTPLKRKHNDRTENEAAESNDWMSPGYANAGSSPVPTPPSGKGLKASTKPKATKGQKSGPQTPLGFGSPGNPSTPVGGCRYDSSLGLLTKKFLNLLKGAPGGIVDLNNAAETLEVQKRRIYDITNVLEGIGLIEKKLKNNIRWKGVDDSRPGEVSDDMSILQADIDALTLQERNLDERISEMRDRLRGLTEDENNQKWLYVTEEDIKSLPCFQNQTLIAIKAPHGTTLEVPDPDEVNDYPQRRYRIVLRSTMGPIDVYLVSQFEEMSGMETPPRPTQTISMDSLENPRTPLAADCNKVTGMESNIHGGLILPSDAPSSSQDISGMMKIVPSELDADTDYWLLSDNTGVSMTNMWETGPDEWDGIEKFNAEDFLEVGTPQQQDKPADVVDDDPSCII